From Ignisphaera aggregans DSM 17230, the proteins below share one genomic window:
- a CDS encoding hypothetical protein (KEGG: tpe:Tpen_1598 hypothetical protein~PFAM: Rubrerythrin), which yields MDQEYIAKVLSCIRDSEFQAYRVYMKLSSLPFLSKEISITFRHIARESQNHGLFIEELMSLLNLSYINNACRDVGGTTYDSYKKLDELYGREIRELDNVIEILNLLNNVETVAGEEIYTALVLPLLAKSVENELISEIIHKVKSDENIHRYLVELSRKFINR from the coding sequence ATGGATCAGGAGTATATAGCTAAGGTTTTATCTTGTATAAGAGATTCAGAGTTTCAAGCCTATAGAGTATATATGAAATTATCATCTCTACCATTTCTATCCAAAGAAATTTCAATTACATTCAGACACATAGCAAGGGAATCCCAAAACCATGGTCTCTTTATAGAGGAGTTAATGAGTTTACTAAATCTTAGCTATATAAATAATGCTTGTAGAGATGTTGGTGGAACTACATATGACTCATATAAGAAGCTCGATGAGCTCTATGGTAGAGAAATCAGAGAGTTGGATAATGTTATTGAGATATTGAATCTTCTAAATAATGTCGAGACGGTAGCAGGTGAAGAGATCTATACAGCTCTTGTTCTACCATTACTAGCCAAATCTGTTGAAAATGAGCTTATATCTGAGATTATACATAAAGTGAAGAGTGATGAAAATATACATAGATATCTAGTAGAGCTTTCTAGAAAATTCATAAACAGATAG
- a CDS encoding aspartate semialdehyde dehydrogenase (COGs: COG0136 Aspartate-semialdehyde dehydrogenase~InterPro IPR000534:IPR012280:IPR000319:IPR005676~KEGG: mka:MK1389 aspartate-semialdehyde dehydrogenase~PFAM: Semialdehyde dehydrogenase dimerisation region; Semialdehyde dehydrogenase NAD - binding~PRIAM: Aspartate-semialdehyde dehydrogenase~SPTR: Q8TVK0 Aspartate-semialdehyde dehydrogenase~TIGRFAM: aspartate-semialdehyde dehydrogenase~PFAM: Semialdehyde dehydrogenase, dimerisation domain; Semialdehyde dehydrogenase, NAD binding domain~TIGRFAM: aspartate-semialdehyde dehydrogenase (non-peptidoglycan organisms)) produces the protein MKRSVAILGATGIVGQRFFSLLSEHPWFDLRLVMASERSAGKIYAESVKWVLEKPLPKKAYELTIEQIDIDTITREKIDIAFTALPADAAKEIEPELARRGIVVVSNASSMRLEPDIPLLNPEVNADHIDVIEFQRRNRGWNGAIAKVPNCTTAILTLSLKPLHDEYGIKRVVVSTMQALSGAGLTGVPSMFILDNIIPYIEGEEEKVEAESRKILGTLKQGVIELNNSIAVSASCHRVMVLEGHSMAVFVELEKKPRDIEEIINVMETFKDNKIKGLGLPTAPEKPVVVRREVDRPQPRLDRLEGNGMSVVVGRIREDKVMNGIKYFALGHNTIRGAAGTGVLIAELLVKKDLA, from the coding sequence ATGAAGAGATCTGTAGCTATATTAGGAGCTACAGGTATTGTGGGACAAAGATTCTTCTCTCTACTCTCAGAACACCCATGGTTTGACCTAAGACTTGTTATGGCATCAGAGAGAAGTGCTGGTAAGATATATGCAGAGAGTGTTAAATGGGTCTTGGAAAAACCACTTCCAAAGAAGGCATATGAATTAACCATTGAACAGATAGATATTGATACTATCACAAGGGAGAAGATAGATATTGCTTTTACAGCACTTCCAGCTGATGCAGCAAAAGAGATTGAGCCTGAGCTCGCTAGGAGGGGAATAGTAGTAGTATCTAATGCTAGTTCCATGAGACTTGAACCAGATATACCCTTGCTCAACCCAGAGGTTAACGCTGATCATATTGATGTAATAGAATTTCAGCGAAGAAATAGGGGGTGGAACGGTGCTATAGCTAAAGTACCCAACTGTACAACTGCAATTTTAACACTATCACTTAAGCCACTCCATGATGAGTATGGTATTAAACGAGTTGTCGTCTCAACAATGCAGGCATTATCTGGTGCAGGTCTTACAGGAGTTCCATCAATGTTTATACTCGATAACATTATACCCTATATAGAGGGTGAGGAAGAGAAGGTCGAGGCAGAGTCTAGAAAGATCCTCGGAACACTAAAACAGGGTGTAATAGAGCTAAATAATAGTATTGCTGTATCAGCAAGTTGCCACAGAGTAATGGTGTTAGAAGGACATTCAATGGCTGTATTTGTTGAACTAGAAAAGAAACCTAGGGATATAGAAGAGATTATAAATGTTATGGAGACATTCAAAGACAATAAAATAAAGGGTTTGGGACTACCAACAGCTCCAGAAAAACCTGTTGTGGTGAGAAGAGAGGTGGATAGACCACAGCCAAGATTAGATAGATTAGAGGGTAATGGTATGAGCGTTGTGGTAGGGAGGATAAGAGAGGACAAGGTTATGAATGGAATAAAATACTTTGCACTAGGGCACAACACCATTAGAGGAGCAGCAGGAACAGGGGTTTTGATAGCAGAACTACTGGTGAAGAAGGATCTAGCCTAG
- a CDS encoding ABC-type multidrug transport system ATPase and permease components-like protein (KEGG: cma:Cmaq_1288 ABC-type multidrug transport system ATPase and permease components-like protein~SPTR: A8M8P6 ABC-type multidrug transport system ATPase and permease components-like protein), with product MKLFQFDNIIKDMKILAVFVKRYMRYRYIVIGFLLALTVFILRAYTNGSIVPLVIKDLADAVGRGNIIGGGGTYALMRLGIAVIIMVGTEWMLKPYFSSIARFIVDMKKNMIKKIDPTNGDRKDIVGRIASDIDFVAWNISSMYTTVTPNVLTAIVSSMTLYTLNPMIGIINILFIPIPLIILNQYVKRAEIARMGERMMYSESIYYIQKFVEGDCNAHEILTSSLNKWYSNIQKLIYLDRFYWSSTLAYIFLAPIFSILLLSMGNIRVTSGDVAGIIYTSMQIHSSLINGLWGLAILGQTIPAIERILNISERR from the coding sequence TTGAAGCTATTTCAATTCGATAACATTATAAAAGATATGAAGATCCTAGCAGTATTTGTTAAGAGATATATGAGGTATCGCTATATAGTAATAGGATTTCTACTTGCGTTAACAGTATTTATTTTAAGAGCATATACAAATGGTTCTATAGTTCCATTGGTTATAAAGGATCTTGCTGATGCTGTAGGTCGTGGCAATATCATAGGGGGAGGAGGAACCTATGCCTTAATGAGACTGGGTATTGCTGTAATTATTATGGTTGGAACTGAGTGGATGCTCAAACCATATTTTTCTTCGATTGCAAGATTTATTGTAGATATGAAGAAGAATATGATTAAAAAGATTGATCCTACTAATGGCGATAGGAAGGATATTGTTGGTAGAATTGCTTCAGATATAGATTTTGTTGCATGGAATATAAGTAGTATGTATACCACTGTTACACCCAATGTTCTAACAGCTATTGTAAGTTCTATGACTCTATACACATTGAATCCTATGATAGGAATTATAAACATACTCTTTATACCAATACCCCTTATAATTCTTAATCAATATGTGAAGAGGGCTGAAATTGCTAGAATGGGTGAGAGAATGATGTATAGTGAAAGCATTTACTATATACAGAAGTTTGTCGAAGGAGACTGTAATGCTCATGAAATACTTACGTCCTCTCTAAATAAGTGGTATAGTAATATACAAAAGCTTATCTATCTCGATCGATTCTACTGGTCATCTACGTTAGCATACATATTTCTAGCACCTATATTCTCTATACTACTATTATCAATGGGAAATATAAGGGTTACATCTGGAGATGTAGCAGGAATAATATATACCAGTATGCAGATACATTCATCGCTTATAAATGGTTTATGGGGATTAGCTATTCTTGGACAGACTATTCCAGCTATAGAGAGGATACTAAATATAAGTGAAAGAAGATAA
- a CDS encoding isocitrate dehydrogenase (NADP) (COGs: COG0538 Isocitrate dehydrogenase~InterPro IPR001804:IPR004439~KEGG: iho:Igni_1064 isocitrate dehydrogenase (NADP)~PFAM: isocitrate/isopropylmalate dehydrogenase~PRIAM: Isocitrate dehydrogenase (NADP(+))~SPTR: A8ABE0 Isocitrate dehydrogenase (NADP)~TIGRFAM: isocitrate dehydrogenase, NADP-dependent~PFAM: Isocitrate/isopropylmalate dehydrogenase~TIGRFAM: isocitrate dehydrogenase, NADP-dependent, prokaryotic type) has protein sequence MFRYVKPPTEGEFIRIENGRFVVPRNPIVAYIEGDGVGPEVVSAARAVIDEAIDIVYGDRGIVWWELYAGEKAVKIYGELLPSDTIEGIKYTIVALKGPLTTPIGTGHRSLNVALRQLLDLYANMRPVYFFGQPAPHRYADYDNFVIFRENTEDLYLGIEWRYDSEEARKLREFLRRELGIVIRDDAGLGLKVISRFATERIVRKALRWAIENRRRVVTVMHKGNIMKYTEGAFREWAYEVALKEFRDFIVTEEEVEKLYGGKVPEGKILFNDRVADNMFQQLVVRPWDYDVIIAPNVNGDYISELANALVGGVGIAPSLNMGDYIAIAEPVHGTAPKYAGKDIANPMAAILSGALLLDYIGWKEAAELIRKGIKEAIRQNKVTQDIARHLQNVTPLKCSEFTKQLIEILHSIK, from the coding sequence ATGTTTAGATATGTTAAGCCTCCTACAGAGGGTGAGTTTATAAGGATTGAGAATGGTAGATTTGTTGTACCTAGAAATCCTATTGTAGCGTATATTGAGGGTGATGGGGTTGGTCCTGAGGTTGTATCTGCTGCTAGAGCTGTTATTGATGAGGCTATAGATATTGTTTATGGCGATAGAGGTATTGTTTGGTGGGAGCTGTATGCAGGTGAGAAAGCTGTTAAGATCTATGGAGAGCTACTGCCTAGTGATACTATAGAGGGTATAAAATATACTATTGTTGCTCTCAAGGGGCCTTTGACAACACCTATAGGTACAGGTCATAGAAGTTTGAATGTTGCTCTTAGACAGCTACTTGATCTCTATGCAAATATGAGACCTGTGTATTTCTTTGGTCAGCCAGCACCCCATAGATATGCTGATTACGATAACTTTGTTATTTTTAGGGAGAATACAGAGGATCTTTATCTAGGTATTGAGTGGAGATATGATAGTGAGGAGGCTAGAAAGCTGAGGGAGTTTCTTAGAAGGGAGCTGGGCATTGTTATTAGGGATGATGCAGGGCTAGGGCTTAAGGTGATAAGCAGATTTGCTACTGAGAGAATAGTTAGAAAGGCTTTGAGATGGGCTATAGAGAATAGGAGAAGGGTTGTCACGGTTATGCATAAAGGTAATATTATGAAGTATACAGAGGGTGCATTTAGGGAATGGGCATATGAGGTAGCTTTAAAGGAGTTTAGAGATTTTATTGTTACTGAAGAAGAGGTTGAGAAGCTCTATGGAGGTAAGGTGCCTGAGGGAAAGATACTGTTTAATGATAGAGTTGCAGACAACATGTTCCAACAACTAGTTGTAAGACCCTGGGACTATGATGTGATTATAGCACCAAATGTAAATGGTGACTACATAAGCGAGTTAGCAAATGCTCTTGTGGGAGGTGTAGGTATAGCTCCAAGTCTAAATATGGGAGACTATATAGCTATTGCAGAACCTGTCCATGGAACTGCACCAAAGTATGCTGGAAAAGATATTGCAAATCCTATGGCGGCTATACTAAGTGGAGCTCTACTACTAGACTATATAGGTTGGAAGGAGGCTGCAGAACTCATTAGAAAAGGTATTAAGGAGGCTATAAGACAAAATAAAGTGACACAAGATATTGCTAGACATCTACAGAATGTAACACCATTGAAATGTAGTGAATTTACAAAACAATTAATAGAGATATTACATTCTATTAAATAA